TGCCAGTCACCTGTCAGCAATTCACTACCGACGGAATAATTTGCCAAACTGATAAAAACACCACCGGATTCTTTTAAAAGTGCTCTGCCGGTTCCATCTTTCGTGTGACTGTATCCCAGCGCTTGTTCGGCATCAGAACTGGAAACGGAAAGAATAAATTTTGTCGAGTCTTCAGGAAATTCCACATCACCGAAATCGAACCGTGTCCATGATTCAGCGTAGGGTGTAAGATTCTTCCATTCGGCAAGATAAGAAGATGACGCCGATGTATAAAGTCGGATGGTGATGGGCGATTCGCTATCGCAATGAACTTTAATTCCTTTGAGTTTGCCACCAGCTGAAGGCATCACAAACCGCTCGGCGGCTTCCGCTCCATTCAATATTATATAAAAACTTGTCGAATCGCCGTCAAATGCGATTTCCGTTTCGGTCGTTCCGCCAATTCCATCTGCGGAAAAGTTGAATGTGATCGGATCGTCCTGCGCCAGAAGCGATGTCGAAAACGGAATGAATGAGATTTTTTCATAACCGTATCCGAAATCCGGGTCGGAATACTGGAAATCCGTACCATTCAGATCGATGATTTCGATGTCCGGAACGACGGTATGTTTAACAACGGCCATATGAAGTTGATCGTCGGAACTGTGCGTCATGTTGAACTGGATATCCTTGCCGGAATAAAATTGAACATATTCGGCTGCACCTGAATGAAGATTTTCAGTAATGATTTCCCCTTCCGTAAAATTAGAACTAAAGTAACCGGATGTGACCGTTGGAATTTCAACGCCATATCCGTATCGACCGTCATCGATAGAACTATCATTCAGCAGGTTGGCAAGGTACCAATCTGTCAGCAAATCCTCGCTTGTCATCGACGGATAACCGTGCATATGAAGATAGTATAAATAACTGTCGAGCGAACGCCGTGTCCCGTCACGCGTCACTTCACCGATCATTTCCATACCAAACCGGCGGTACATGTAAAATGACCAGAGTGCGACTTTGGAATAATCGGTGATCGAATCATCAAAATTATTCAACGGTCGATCGGTATCGCTTAAAAAATGTGCAAATGAACGTGATGGAAAACCGAGAAGCCTTGGAGCCAATTCCGAAAATCCTTCATTCAGCCAGGTTGATTCATTCGAATCGTACCGGAAATGGATGAGATGCTGTAACTCATGCGCCACAGTGTTGAGCGTCGAGTTTTCGCCCGCGTTCGCCGGATTCGTGTCGATATAAATCATATCGCCGCGGTTGCCTTTCCCGGAGCCGGAATTGATCTGATCCAGCGGATCGAAATAACCGGCGACGTAAGTTTCCGATACACCTTCTTTGTAATCGTCACGAATATCTATCAAGAGAATGAAAAGCCGCCCGTTTTGATCGATATCCGGCGTCTGTCCAAAAATTGCAGTCTCGTTCGGTAAAATACCCAACTCGGGGTGAATGCTCCCGATTGGTGTTTGAAACAACATCGCGTTGACGACCTTTTGGACGTCGGCGTCAGTCACGTGACCGTTATCATATTCGTTCGTTTCGACATAAACCGTCATGCCGGAACCAACATACTTTTTGTAAAATGCAATTTCAATGAGATTGACAGACGATGCAAAGATATTTTCCCGGATAAAAAATGTCGTGTCGCCGGACGCCGGTTTTTGTAAAGATTTAATTGATCGAACCGTCGGAATGCAATCCCAATGTTGCGCTGGACCCGGCATTGGAACCGCTCTCTTCACCGGTTGAAAGGATTGGGCGTTCAAGATAATAGTAAAAATCCAGAACGCAGTAAAAAGATGCGATAATTTTCGGATCATTTTTTCGGGATTGAGTGCCGTTCCATTACCGGATCGCGATTCATGAGGTGATGAACGGCAAGGTGCGGATCTTTATTCTCAAACAGCACCTTGTAAATTTCTTCGGAGATTGGCATGACAGCGCCATATTTTGAAACCATTTCGTGAACCGTTTGGCAAGTTTCAACGCCTTCGGCCACCATTGTCATTCCGGCAAGAATATCCTTGAGTTTTCGGCCTTTGCCGATCTCTTCACCAACATATCGGTTTCGGCTGTGTTTGCTTCCACAGGTGACAATCAGATCACCAACGCCACTCAATCCGGCGAATGTTTCTTCCTTTCCGCCAAGCATCATGCCGATGCGTGTAATTTCAAGCAAACCGCGTGTGATCAATGCGGCTTTGGAATTGTCACCGAGATTCATTCCATCACAAATCCCCGAAGCGATGGCGATGATGTTTTTAATCGCGCCACCAACTTCAACACCAACGATATCCGAATTGGTATAAACACGAAAATAGGACGACATAAATAATTTTTGCACCGCCTGCGCTGACTCTGGCGATGTCGAAGCCGCGACGACTGCTGTTGGGACTTCGCGGGAAACTTCCTCCGCGTGGCTCGGTCCGTGAAGCGTAACGATCTTGTCCGTGGGATGATCCAAAACCTCGCGAATGACTTCGCTCATCCGTTTCAATGTTCCGCGCTCGATGCCCTTGGAAAGGTTGATGATGATAACGTCTTTTAATACTTTTCCTCTCATTTTTTCAAGTAGAGAACGAACCGTCTGGGACGGAACGGCAATAATAATGAAAGAAACGTTTTGAATAACTTCATCCAACTGATTAGAAATCGGAATTTCACTCGGAATCGGGATACCTTCGAGAAGTGGATTCTTTCGCGTGCGGTTCATTAGAGTGACATTTTCAGAGAAATATTCCCACAATCGGACGATATGTTTGCGGTTATAAAGATGGATTGCAACCGTTGTTCCCCAACTTCCGGCGCCAAGAACTGCTACTGATTTCGATTTCAATCTAAATGGCATGATTTCATTCTCATTTTTTTTATTTTTCGATCACCTCGCCGACAAGAGTGACAGATTCTCCAGAAGCGTTCAGGTTTTCTGTAATGGAATCCGCCGAACCGCGATCTACAATTAAAATCATCCCGATACCGAGGTTGAAAACCTTCCGCATTTCTTCCGTCTCGATCTCACCCGCATCCTGAATCAGTTGAAATATCGGTAGCCAGTCCCATGCTTTCCAGTTGATCTTGAGCCGCAAATCTTCCGGAAGCACCCGCGATGTGTTGCCGACAATTCCGCCGCCTGTGATGTGACTGATTGCATGAAGTCCCGCATTTTGAAGAAGCGATCTAACTGGTTTCAGATAAGAACGATGAATCCGGAGAAGCGCGTCGCCGACAGTTGTCCCCAAAGAAGTGACGAACTCGTCGATTCGGTATTTTTCAAGTAGCACTTTCCGCGCCAGCGAAAACCCATTGGTGTGTAAACCCATCGACGGTAAACCCAGAAGCAGATCGCCTTTTTTTACTCTACCTGTCATCAAATTCTGCCGATCAACAACACCAACAATTGTTCCAACGAGGTCGTAATCCTTGACCTGATAAATTCCGGGCATTTCCGCCATCTCGCCTCCGATGAGCGAACATTCGTTTTCCCGGCAGGCTTTTGCCATTCCAGAAATAATTTCTTTAACGATCGACGGTTCTAATTTCCCCATTCCAATATAATCAAGAAAAAAGAGCGGTGTCGCGCCCGTCGTCAAAATATCGTTCACGCAATGATTTACCAGACACTGCCCGATAGTATCGTGCCGATTCAGTATGTTGGCGATGATCAATTTCGTGCCGACACCATCGGTACTCGCGACTAAAACGGGATGCTGATACGCGTCGGTTGGAAATTGAAAACAACCGCCGAATAATCCAATGTCGGTCAGAACGTTCGGTTGAAACGTGCCGCGAACGATTTCCTTGATTTGCGAGACCGCAGACGCACCAGCGGAAATGCTGACGCCCACTTGCTCATACGTTTGCTTCACTATCCTTCCGATTCCTGATACAAATGATCGATTAGTTCTGCGTAGCGTTTTTCAACGACATTTCGTTTGACTTTCAGAGACGGCGTCAACTCGCCGCTTTCAATCGTAAATTCATCCGGTAAAATGACGTATTTTCTCACTTTCTCGAATTGCGCAAATCCTTCCATTGACTCGCTGATGACACGGTCAAACAACTCTTTCACTTCCGGCAAACGAGTCAGTTCCGTGCGATCGCGGTACTGAAGGTTTTTCTCCTTCGCCCACGCTTCAAGGTTGGAAAATGCCGGAACGATCATCGCCGAAACGAACTTGCGTTTATCGCCGATGACGACGATCTGCTCAATCCACTTGGATGTGGCGAGAACGTTTTCCATAGGTTGCGGCGCGACGTTTTTACCGCCGGACGTAACGAGGATGTTCTTTTTGCGGTCGGTGATACTTAAATATCCATCGCTATCTAAATTCCCTATATCGCCCGTATGGAACCAGCCATCATCGTCCATAACCTCTTTCGTGGCGGCTTCATCTTTGAAATATCCTCTCATTACATGCGGACCACGTGTGAGAATTTCACCGTCTGACGCAATTTTCACTTCGACATTCGGCAATATAACACCGACAGTGCCAATCTTGTTTTTCTCTAACGGATTGATAGAGATGACCGGCGAAGTTTCGGAAAGCCCATATCCTTCGAGAATGAAGATTCCCGCTGAATTAAAAAATTCGGCGATATCTTTGGCTAAGGGTGCTCCACCTGACACAAAAAAGCGTAGCTTTCCGCCAACTTTTTCTTTCAATTTTGAAAAAACCAACTGCTCCGCTACTTTCAACCGCATTCCAAGCAACGCGCCAACCTTTCCGTTATTTTTACGAAGATCGACGACTTTTTTACCGGCTTTAATCGACGACCAGAAAAGGTTCCGTTTGATGGATGATGCGACTGAAATATTATCGATGACTTTGGTATAGACTTTCTCGTAAAAACGGGGCACGGCGATCATCAATGTTGGATGCACTTCCGACATGTTTTCCGCTACTTTTTCGATGCTTT
This Candidatus Marinimicrobia bacterium CG08_land_8_20_14_0_20_45_22 DNA region includes the following protein-coding sequences:
- a CDS encoding long-chain fatty acid--CoA ligase gives rise to the protein MTAVTFQTIAEMFIINTDRYATKPCYGYKESGVWKELTFAQVRQIVEKMAGGLKLLGIRPGERVGIVSGNSHLWAMADYATMCSRGALTTIYPTLTAKQMKWIVQHSESRFLFCGDKDQADKALSMIDEIKHVEMVIVLDDTQMNHPKMMTLKDLIKLGESYNSSHPEEFKEDVQAIGPDDLLALIYTSGTTGEPKGVMLTHGNLASNVEGALRVLCADKEDVFLSFLPLSHILERMAGHFLATWVGAKICYAESIEKVAENMSEVHPTLMIAVPRFYEKVYTKVIDNISVASSIKRNLFWSSIKAGKKVVDLRKNNGKVGALLGMRLKVAEQLVFSKLKEKVGGKLRFFVSGGAPLAKDIAEFFNSAGIFILEGYGLSETSPVISINPLEKNKIGTVGVILPNVEVKIASDGEILTRGPHVMRGYFKDEAATKEVMDDDGWFHTGDIGNLDSDGYLSITDRKKNILVTSGGKNVAPQPMENVLATSKWIEQIVVIGDKRKFVSAMIVPAFSNLEAWAKEKNLQYRDRTELTRLPEVKELFDRVISESMEGFAQFEKVRKYVILPDEFTIESGELTPSLKVKRNVVEKRYAELIDHLYQESEG
- a CDS encoding phosphoribosylformylglycinamidine cyclo-ligase — translated: MKQTYEQVGVSISAGASAVSQIKEIVRGTFQPNVLTDIGLFGGCFQFPTDAYQHPVLVASTDGVGTKLIIANILNRHDTIGQCLVNHCVNDILTTGATPLFFLDYIGMGKLEPSIVKEIISGMAKACRENECSLIGGEMAEMPGIYQVKDYDLVGTIVGVVDRQNLMTGRVKKGDLLLGLPSMGLHTNGFSLARKVLLEKYRIDEFVTSLGTTVGDALLRIHRSYLKPVRSLLQNAGLHAISHITGGGIVGNTSRVLPEDLRLKINWKAWDWLPIFQLIQDAGEIETEEMRKVFNLGIGMILIVDRGSADSITENLNASGESVTLVGEVIEK
- a CDS encoding NAD(P)H-dependent glycerol-3-phosphate dehydrogenase, giving the protein MPFRLKSKSVAVLGAGSWGTTVAIHLYNRKHIVRLWEYFSENVTLMNRTRKNPLLEGIPIPSEIPISNQLDEVIQNVSFIIIAVPSQTVRSLLEKMRGKVLKDVIIINLSKGIERGTLKRMSEVIREVLDHPTDKIVTLHGPSHAEEVSREVPTAVVAASTSPESAQAVQKLFMSSYFRVYTNSDIVGVEVGGAIKNIIAIASGICDGMNLGDNSKAALITRGLLEITRIGMMLGGKEETFAGLSGVGDLIVTCGSKHSRNRYVGEEIGKGRKLKDILAGMTMVAEGVETCQTVHEMVSKYGAVMPISEEIYKVLFENKDPHLAVHHLMNRDPVMERHSIPKK